A stretch of the Panicum virgatum strain AP13 chromosome 9N, P.virgatum_v5, whole genome shotgun sequence genome encodes the following:
- the LOC120691748 gene encoding zinc finger protein ZAT4-like encodes MGDAAVLSSSATRHSCKVCRKGFPCGRSLGGHMRSHSLAEVETAVEDDADDNGEEQQQQRRGSDCLMVPAAGGYGLRENPKKTRRLSGLDGGGRQDECGHGDRGELLPPCAPEVGRERRHAPGAGMEAEAEREQEDAMLIPTEPAVGLMPAPRRRRRSMRVPAPAPPPAFDKEPEDVALCLIMLSRDILHRRDSTVAGAEYSPEKGRRRRDYHHDTDSDDASALFQYADVEISTKTNNKRKPNRSLAGDEKRARYECPGCGRAFQSYQALGGHRASHKRINSNCSIAKVAPDQAELSIETNASFNTASPDADYAADVAHNTAVVALKAKPQKAIKFECPICFKVFGSGQALGGHKRSHLIAGELYERAHADGDAGIDEPEQPMIADGFLDLNLPAPGAED; translated from the coding sequence ATGGGCGATGCGGCTGTGCTCAGTAGCAGCGCCACTCGGCACAGCTGCAAGGTGTGCCGGAAGGGCTTCCCCTGCGGCCGATCGCTCGGCGGCCACATGCGCTCGCATTCCCTGGCCGAGGTGGAGACCGCCGTGGAGGACGATGCTGATGACAATGgtgaggagcagcagcaacaacggCGGGGCTCGGATTGCCTGATGGTTCCGGCCGCCGGGGGTTATGGGCTGAGGGAGAACCCCAAGAAGACGCGACGGCTCTCGGGCCTCGATGGCGGCGGTCGCCAGGACGAGTGCGGCCATGGCGACCGCGGTGAGCTGCTCCCGCCATGCGCTCCGGAGGTGGGCCGCGAGCGCCGCCATGCTCCCGGAGCTGGCATGGAGGCGGAAGCGGAGCGGGAGCAGGAGGACGCCATGCTGATCCCGACCGAGCCGGCTGTCGGCCTGATGCcggcgccgaggcggaggcggcgctccatGCGCGTTCCggcccccgcgccgccacctgcgTTTGACAAGGAACCGGAGGACGTCGCGCTCTGCCTCATCATGCTGTCGCGCGACATCCTGCACCGCCGGGACTCCACGGTTGCAGGCGCCGAGTACTCGCCGGAGAAAGGCAGGAGGAGGCGGGATTACCACCACGACACCGACTCCGACGACGCCTCTGCTCTCTTCCAGTACGCCGACGTCGAGATCAGCACCAAGACCAACAACAAGAGGAAGCCCAATCGcagcctcgccggcgacgagaagCGGGCTCGGTACGAGTGCCCCGGCTGCGGCAGGGCCTTCCAGTCCTACCAGGCGCTCGGCGGCCACCGCGCCAGCCACAAGCGCATCAACAGCAACTGCAGCATCGCCAAGGTCGCGCCTGATCAGGCCGAGCTGAGCATCGAGACCAACGCGTCCTTCAACACGGCGTCACCGGACGCCGACTACGCCGCAGACGTTGCGCACAACACTGCGGTGGTGGCCCTGAAGGCGAAGCCGCAGAAGGCGATCAAGTTCGAGTGCCCCATCTGCTTCAAGGTGTTTGGGTCAGGGCAAGCGCTCGGCGGGCACAAGCGGTCGCACTTGATCGCTGGCGAGCTCTACGAGCGCGCGCATGCTGACGGAGACGCTGGTATCGATGAACCCGAGCAGCCTATGATCGCCGATGGGTTTCTTGATCTCAACCTGCCAGCTCCAGGAGCTGAGGATTGA